One genomic segment of Actinoplanes ianthinogenes includes these proteins:
- a CDS encoding DNA topoisomerase IB has protein sequence MTKRLRRSVLKKPGLSRRRSGRGFRYLDPDGVAVTDPETLRRIKELVIPPAWEDVWICPDPRGHIQATGLDAAGRKQYRYHEDWRTARDEAKFDRVREVAGRLPKIRDRLCEDLTTGRGLTRDRVLAAIVRLLDLGMFRVGGDASASREEDPSYGLSTLRPDHVLRRRGELMLKFPGKSGVEHSRVVEDGEVAQVLDALKRRRRGQERLFAYWNPSTRTWQEIRADAVNDYLREISGAPMTAKDFRTWHGTVTAAAELAEAGPQPTKTKRRKVVARAMREVADKLGNTPAVARASYVDPRLLERYEKGEAPRRGDEREVRRLLGDSATS, from the coding sequence ATGACGAAACGGTTGCGGCGCAGCGTACTGAAGAAGCCTGGTCTCAGCCGGCGGCGGTCCGGGCGCGGGTTTCGCTACCTGGACCCGGACGGGGTTGCGGTGACGGATCCGGAGACGCTGCGCCGGATCAAGGAGCTGGTCATCCCGCCGGCCTGGGAGGACGTCTGGATCTGCCCGGACCCGCGCGGGCACATCCAGGCGACCGGGCTCGACGCGGCCGGGCGCAAGCAGTACCGCTACCACGAGGACTGGCGCACGGCCCGCGACGAGGCGAAGTTCGATCGGGTGCGGGAGGTCGCCGGCCGCCTGCCGAAGATCCGCGACCGGTTGTGCGAGGACCTGACGACCGGTCGCGGGCTGACCCGGGATCGGGTCCTCGCCGCCATCGTCCGACTGCTCGACCTGGGCATGTTCCGGGTCGGCGGGGACGCCTCGGCGAGCCGGGAGGAGGACCCGTCCTACGGGCTGTCGACGTTGCGTCCCGATCACGTCCTCCGGCGCCGCGGCGAGCTGATGCTGAAATTCCCGGGTAAGTCGGGCGTCGAGCACTCGCGGGTGGTCGAGGACGGGGAGGTCGCCCAGGTGCTCGACGCGCTCAAGCGTCGCCGGCGTGGGCAGGAGCGGCTGTTCGCCTACTGGAACCCGTCCACGCGGACCTGGCAGGAGATCCGCGCCGACGCGGTCAACGACTACCTGCGGGAGATCAGCGGCGCCCCGATGACCGCGAAGGACTTCCGCACCTGGCACGGCACCGTGACGGCCGCCGCGGAACTCGCCGAGGCGGGCCCGCAACCCACGAAGACCAAGCGCCGCAAGGTCGTCGCGCGGGCCATGCGCGAGGTCGCCGACAAACTCGGCAACACTCCGGCGGTGGCCCGGGCGTCGTACGTCGACCCGCGCCTGCTGGAGCGGTACGAGAAGGGCGAGGCGCCCCGCCGCGGCGACGAGCGCGAGGTCCGCCGCCTACTCGGCGACTCGGCCACGTCCTGA
- a CDS encoding STAS domain-containing protein gives MVNADPPAARIRTHGPSARGVFCLIASGEFDRDNADLIQTAVCAALAAGRHTIVVDLGRVTFLDATTVNVLVRCQSLAAAHRGSLYVRNARPVVVRVLDGTGTHEMLTEAEAAASGPAELVATSRFLVDRAHTLRAETRRIIATIHADRRRSGRGRVAE, from the coding sequence ATGGTGAACGCCGACCCGCCCGCCGCCCGGATCCGCACCCACGGACCGTCTGCCCGTGGTGTCTTCTGCCTGATCGCCAGCGGCGAGTTCGACCGGGACAACGCCGACCTGATCCAGACCGCCGTGTGCGCGGCGCTGGCCGCCGGTCGTCACACCATCGTCGTCGACCTGGGCCGGGTGACCTTCCTCGACGCCACCACGGTCAATGTCCTGGTCCGCTGCCAGAGCCTCGCCGCCGCGCATCGCGGCAGCCTGTACGTGCGCAACGCACGCCCGGTGGTAGTCCGGGTCCTGGACGGCACCGGTACCCACGAGATGCTCACCGAGGCCGAGGCCGCGGCCTCCGGGCCGGCGGAGCTGGTGGCGACGTCCCGGTTCCTGGTCGACCGCGCGCACACGCTGCGCGCCGAGACCCGGCGGATCATCGCCACCATCCACGCCGATCGCCGGCGGTCAGGACGTGGCCGAGTCGCCGAGTAG
- a CDS encoding NAD(P)/FAD-dependent oxidoreductase, translating to MTAHARTEIVVLGGGYAGLAAALRLAPQHRVTLVEPRERFVERVRLHQVAAGQAGAVHPYEKILAGTGIRHVTGRAARLDTAGGRVEVETNDGQHLDLGYDRLVYALGSRTKVPALVPATAGTGTTRVYSAETAADLATRMAGRSGKRNGRLAVVGGGLTGIEMATELGEAHPDCEIRLLTAGSLAATLSEPARRHLRSTLDRLGVRVQEDAPVEDPDEVDADAVLWSAAMTPTTGLAAEAGLALDEHGRVRVDAALRSVSHPEIVVAGDAGAGWRMACATAMPTGAHAAGTILQEARGAAAPPFRLKYVLVCMSLGRSDGLVQVLHTDDRPRDLVLTGRPAAWVKERIVSSTIGLLSYAARHPAALRTLLF from the coding sequence ATGACAGCACATGCGCGTACCGAAATCGTGGTCCTGGGCGGCGGCTACGCCGGTCTCGCTGCCGCCCTCCGCCTCGCACCGCAGCACCGGGTGACCCTGGTCGAGCCGCGTGAGCGGTTCGTCGAACGTGTCCGGCTGCACCAGGTCGCCGCCGGGCAGGCCGGAGCGGTCCACCCGTACGAGAAGATTCTGGCCGGTACCGGGATCCGGCATGTCACGGGCCGAGCGGCCCGGCTCGATACGGCCGGCGGCCGGGTCGAGGTCGAGACGAACGACGGGCAGCACCTCGACCTCGGATATGACCGCCTCGTCTACGCCCTGGGCAGCCGGACCAAGGTTCCCGCGCTCGTCCCCGCCACGGCCGGCACCGGCACGACACGGGTGTACAGCGCGGAGACCGCCGCCGACCTCGCCACCCGCATGGCCGGGCGCAGCGGCAAGCGGAACGGACGGCTTGCGGTCGTCGGTGGCGGGCTGACCGGCATCGAGATGGCCACCGAGCTCGGCGAGGCGCACCCGGACTGTGAGATCCGGCTGCTCACCGCCGGCAGCTTGGCCGCCACCCTTTCCGAGCCGGCCCGCAGGCATCTGCGGTCGACGCTCGATCGTCTGGGCGTCAGGGTCCAGGAGGACGCACCCGTGGAGGATCCGGACGAGGTCGACGCCGATGCCGTGCTCTGGTCAGCGGCCATGACGCCGACCACCGGACTGGCCGCCGAGGCCGGGCTGGCGCTCGATGAGCACGGCCGAGTCCGGGTCGACGCGGCGCTGCGGTCGGTCTCCCATCCAGAGATCGTGGTGGCCGGGGACGCCGGGGCCGGATGGCGGATGGCCTGTGCGACCGCCATGCCGACCGGGGCACACGCCGCCGGCACCATCCTGCAAGAGGCCCGCGGTGCCGCAGCCCCACCGTTCCGCCTGAAGTATGTGCTGGTCTGCATGAGCCTCGGCCGGTCCGACGGGCTCGTGCAGGTGCTGCACACCGACGATCGGCCGCGGGATCTGGTGCTGACCGGCCGCCCGGCGGCGTGGGTGAAGGAACGGATCGTGAGCAGCACGATCGGCCTGCTGAGCTATGCCGCCAGGCATCCCGCCGCACTGAGGACGCTGCTGTTCTGA
- a CDS encoding GNAT family N-acetyltransferase — protein MDQQNVTLKPASEGELWIFERQSVEPDAGGIFNWSGFRNLAGTRRRLTEDGLISADGGCLIVWAEGTATGTVSWRRVHYGTPTPSCWNIGVQILPEHRRRGIGTEGQAQLTRYLFDTSPVHRVEAHTDVENDPEQRALSRIGFVREGLLRAVQFREGRWRDMYLYAMTREDYSGVPW, from the coding sequence ATGGATCAACAGAACGTCACGCTGAAACCCGCGAGCGAGGGCGAACTCTGGATCTTCGAGAGACAGTCGGTCGAGCCGGACGCCGGCGGTATCTTCAACTGGTCCGGCTTCCGCAATTTGGCCGGGACCAGGCGGCGCCTGACCGAGGACGGACTGATCAGCGCCGACGGCGGCTGCCTGATCGTGTGGGCCGAGGGCACCGCGACCGGCACCGTCTCCTGGCGCCGGGTCCACTACGGCACCCCCACCCCGAGCTGCTGGAACATCGGCGTGCAGATCCTGCCGGAACACCGCCGCAGAGGAATCGGGACCGAGGGTCAGGCACAGCTGACGCGCTACCTGTTCGACACGTCGCCGGTCCACAGGGTCGAGGCGCACACCGATGTGGAGAACGACCCGGAGCAGCGGGCCCTGAGCCGCATCGGTTTCGTGCGGGAGGGCCTGCTCCGGGCGGTGCAGTTCCGTGAGGGCCGCTGGCGCGACATGTACCTGTATGCGATGACCCGCGAGGACTACAGCGGCGTCCCGTGGTAG
- a CDS encoding putative bifunctional diguanylate cyclase/phosphodiesterase, producing MTHPPVVPPWRLTRTLAAAGGLVGLAAIWFCIGLIHPTPPVVGWLPLLVAVPVAAVTSWRAAGLGRGMWRYASVGITLIGLAAGGNAYDYFSGNQQGQHISGATAAVYIAGLVAFLAGLMRIPGARRARIEWIRFGLDIATVLVTVLTFCWHLIYPRWESWISDSVGGAITVLIVLAAGVICVFAFVKVAFTGTGPIDRRALHLLALTGAVGAGGGSLAPLLADKPYLNTAHVLLPSTCLCLCFAADRQLRATRAGMPQPRPVTRRLSVMPYAAVLATGGLLLFSAVTHSADLVVIAIGSVSVTVLVALRQAVALRDNALLLDDLDARQRELAHQATHDGLTGLPNRTVLVHEITGALADDPRAVSVVLIDLDDFKEINDDLGHAVGDALLVAVAERIGAELPPDAVLARLGGDEYALLLRSGDHAATLGAIAAQLRRPVHAAGHELVVEASVGLAPARAGETADELLRRADVAMYEAKGQGKGRQVSYTAEMDQRTAEQSRLAADLRTALDTDQLYLLYQPIVAMPGGELYGVEALVRWTHPERGPVGPGVFIPAAERTGLIVPLGSWILQEACRQAADWLATLQDDAPRTVTVNVSARQLREAGFAEEVEAVLRRTGLPPHVLTVEVTETAVFDGGTALTELRAIAELGVNIALDDFGTGHSSLGLLRTCPADILKVDKSFVDDITEGGQNAVVVAALIGICDGLHLRAVAEGVETAEQAAELYRLGYRYAQGYHYARPLPAAEIEARSRCGVAA from the coding sequence GTGACACATCCGCCGGTCGTCCCGCCCTGGCGGTTGACGCGCACCCTCGCGGCCGCCGGCGGGCTGGTCGGCTTGGCGGCGATCTGGTTCTGCATCGGCCTGATCCACCCCACCCCGCCGGTGGTCGGCTGGCTGCCGCTGCTGGTCGCGGTGCCGGTCGCGGCCGTTACCTCCTGGCGTGCCGCCGGCCTCGGCCGCGGCATGTGGCGCTATGCCTCGGTCGGCATCACCCTGATCGGTCTGGCCGCCGGGGGCAACGCCTACGACTACTTCAGCGGCAACCAGCAGGGTCAGCACATCAGCGGTGCCACCGCGGCGGTCTACATCGCCGGCCTGGTCGCCTTCCTGGCCGGCCTGATGCGCATCCCGGGTGCCCGCCGGGCCCGGATCGAGTGGATCCGGTTCGGCCTGGACATCGCCACCGTGCTGGTCACCGTGCTGACCTTCTGCTGGCACCTGATCTATCCCCGCTGGGAGAGCTGGATCAGCGACAGCGTGGGCGGTGCGATCACCGTGCTGATCGTGCTGGCGGCCGGCGTCATCTGTGTCTTCGCCTTCGTCAAGGTGGCCTTCACCGGCACCGGGCCGATCGACCGGCGTGCGTTGCACCTGCTCGCGCTGACCGGCGCGGTCGGGGCCGGCGGTGGGTCGCTGGCGCCGCTGCTCGCCGACAAGCCCTACCTGAACACCGCGCACGTGCTGCTGCCGTCCACCTGCCTGTGCCTGTGCTTCGCCGCCGACCGGCAGTTGCGGGCCACCCGGGCCGGCATGCCGCAGCCCCGCCCGGTGACCCGCCGGCTGAGCGTCATGCCTTATGCGGCGGTCCTGGCCACCGGCGGCCTGCTGCTGTTCAGCGCGGTCACCCACTCCGCCGACCTGGTGGTCATCGCGATCGGGTCGGTCAGCGTGACGGTCCTGGTGGCGCTGCGGCAGGCGGTCGCGCTGCGGGACAACGCGCTGCTGCTCGACGACCTCGACGCCCGGCAGCGGGAACTGGCCCACCAGGCCACCCACGACGGGCTGACCGGCCTGCCGAACCGCACCGTGCTGGTCCACGAGATCACCGGCGCGCTGGCCGACGACCCACGCGCGGTCAGCGTGGTGCTCATCGACCTGGACGACTTCAAGGAGATCAACGACGACCTCGGGCACGCCGTCGGCGACGCGCTGCTGGTCGCGGTCGCCGAGCGGATCGGCGCCGAGCTGCCACCGGACGCCGTGCTCGCCCGGCTCGGCGGCGACGAGTACGCGCTGCTGCTGCGCTCCGGCGACCACGCCGCGACGCTCGGCGCGATCGCCGCCCAGCTCCGCCGGCCGGTGCACGCCGCCGGCCACGAGCTGGTCGTCGAGGCCAGCGTCGGGCTCGCCCCGGCCCGCGCCGGGGAGACCGCCGACGAGTTGCTGCGCCGCGCCGACGTGGCGATGTACGAAGCCAAGGGGCAGGGCAAGGGCCGGCAGGTCAGTTACACCGCCGAGATGGACCAGCGCACCGCCGAGCAGTCCCGGCTCGCCGCCGACCTGCGCACCGCGCTCGACACCGACCAGCTCTACCTGCTCTACCAGCCGATCGTGGCGATGCCCGGCGGTGAGCTCTACGGCGTCGAGGCGCTGGTCCGCTGGACCCATCCGGAACGCGGCCCGGTCGGCCCCGGCGTCTTCATCCCGGCCGCCGAACGCACCGGGCTGATCGTCCCGCTCGGCTCGTGGATCCTCCAGGAGGCGTGCCGGCAGGCGGCCGACTGGCTCGCCACGCTCCAGGACGACGCGCCGCGGACCGTCACGGTCAACGTCTCGGCTCGCCAGTTGCGGGAGGCCGGGTTCGCCGAGGAGGTGGAGGCGGTGCTGCGGCGTACCGGGCTGCCGCCGCACGTGCTGACCGTGGAGGTGACCGAGACCGCGGTGTTCGACGGCGGCACGGCGCTGACCGAGTTGCGGGCTATCGCCGAGCTCGGGGTCAACATCGCGCTCGACGACTTCGGCACCGGGCACTCGTCGCTCGGCCTGCTGCGCACCTGCCCGGCCGACATCCTCAAGGTGGACAAGTCGTTCGTCGACGACATCACCGAGGGCGGGCAGAACGCGGTCGTGGTGGCCGCGCTGATCGGCATCTGCGACGGGCTGCACCTGCGGGCGGTGGCCGAGGGCGTGGAGACCGCGGAGCAGGCGGCCGAGCTGTACCGGCTCGGGTACCGCTACGCGCAGGGCTACCACTACGCCCGGCCGCTGCCGGCGGCCGAGATCGAGGCCCGATCCCGGTGCGGCGTCGCGGCTTGA
- a CDS encoding glycosyltransferase family 39 protein: MLAPPRPTKITTFGSIGPVGPVALAVAALAGWRLTGPALWADELATWGAVRLSWSQLWQLSGAVDAVVTPYYAAMKVWTAVAGTGTVALRLPSALAIVGTTILVAVIGRRVGGDRAGLLGGLLFAAVPAVSRYAQEARPYAIVMFFAALALWCLLRIIERPSVGGAVGYAAAVAAAGLAHPLGGLLMVAGHALTARRLRWWWAVPAAVGCVPALLLAVAGARQNAQVSWITLADVNSWQGLPQNVFASAAVGGIVIVLAVLGTRREPAFLALAGAAFVPPVLLLLTGTVHPIWVGRYVLIAVAPMAVLAAVGALRAGQAQAIAAVAVTLLVSFPVQLELREPAGHAEDSTRIAQVIGPRYRDGDVAVFPDTHPSIPWAARDIYQRYLPAPRPPDVLAVAPQRTGGRLLARECPAAACLGDPPRIWVIRVDDAGDPLKDMAPGKRQRISRGYRPVGTWKYPLLTITLLERRS; this comes from the coding sequence GTGCTCGCGCCACCGCGCCCCACCAAGATCACGACGTTCGGGTCGATCGGCCCGGTCGGTCCGGTCGCCCTGGCCGTGGCGGCCCTCGCGGGCTGGCGGCTGACCGGGCCCGCGCTCTGGGCCGATGAACTGGCCACCTGGGGCGCGGTGCGACTGTCCTGGTCGCAGTTGTGGCAGTTGTCCGGGGCGGTCGACGCGGTGGTGACGCCGTACTACGCGGCGATGAAAGTGTGGACGGCCGTGGCTGGGACCGGGACCGTCGCGCTGCGGCTGCCGTCGGCACTCGCGATCGTCGGGACCACGATCCTGGTGGCGGTCATCGGGCGCCGGGTGGGCGGGGACCGGGCCGGGCTGCTCGGCGGGCTGCTGTTCGCCGCGGTGCCGGCGGTGTCCCGCTACGCGCAGGAGGCCCGCCCGTACGCGATCGTCATGTTCTTCGCGGCCCTGGCCCTCTGGTGTCTTCTTCGGATCATCGAGCGGCCGTCCGTCGGCGGTGCGGTCGGCTATGCGGCGGCGGTCGCGGCGGCCGGGCTCGCGCATCCACTCGGCGGCCTGCTGATGGTGGCCGGGCACGCTCTGACGGCCCGGCGGCTGCGCTGGTGGTGGGCGGTGCCCGCAGCGGTCGGCTGTGTACCCGCACTGCTCCTCGCAGTGGCGGGAGCCAGGCAGAACGCGCAGGTCTCCTGGATCACCCTGGCCGACGTCAACAGTTGGCAGGGGCTGCCGCAGAACGTGTTCGCGTCCGCGGCGGTCGGCGGCATCGTCATCGTCCTCGCGGTGCTCGGCACCCGGCGGGAGCCCGCGTTCCTGGCTCTTGCGGGGGCGGCTTTCGTCCCGCCGGTGCTGCTGTTGCTGACCGGAACTGTCCATCCGATCTGGGTCGGGCGCTACGTGCTGATCGCGGTGGCGCCGATGGCCGTGCTGGCCGCCGTCGGCGCGTTGCGGGCCGGTCAGGCGCAGGCGATCGCGGCGGTGGCGGTGACCCTGCTGGTCTCCTTCCCGGTTCAGCTGGAGTTGCGCGAGCCGGCCGGGCATGCCGAGGACTCGACGCGGATCGCGCAGGTGATCGGGCCCCGTTATCGGGACGGGGACGTGGCGGTCTTTCCGGACACGCACCCGAGCATCCCGTGGGCGGCGCGCGACATCTATCAGCGGTATCTGCCCGCGCCGCGGCCCCCGGACGTGCTCGCGGTCGCGCCGCAGCGCACCGGCGGCCGTCTGCTGGCCCGGGAGTGCCCAGCCGCGGCCTGCCTCGGTGATCCGCCGCGCATCTGGGTGATCCGGGTCGACGACGCCGGCGACCCGCTCAAGGACATGGCGCCGGGGAAGCGCCAGCGGATCAGCCGGGGTTACCGGCCGGTCGGGACCTGGAAGTACCCGCTCCTCACCATCACCCTGCTGGAGCGCAGAAGCTGA
- a CDS encoding SDR family oxidoreductase translates to MSERTIALVTGANKGIGYEIAAGLGALGATVGVGARDPERRETAVAKLRAAGVDAFGVPLDVTDDASVSAAAGLIEERFGRLDVLVNNAGITGGRPQEPTLVAPETIRAVVETNVIGVIRVTNALLPLLRRSASPRIVNMSSTVGSLTRQSVPGSEVGPISAAYSPSKTFLNAVTIQYAKELAETNILINMACPGYCATDLNGFRGYRTPEQGAATAIRLATLPDDGPTGAFFDDDGPIPW, encoded by the coding sequence ATGAGCGAACGAACGATTGCGCTGGTCACCGGCGCGAACAAGGGCATCGGCTACGAGATCGCGGCGGGCCTCGGTGCCCTCGGTGCGACCGTGGGCGTCGGCGCCCGCGACCCGGAACGCCGGGAAACCGCCGTGGCGAAACTGCGGGCGGCCGGGGTGGACGCGTTCGGCGTGCCGCTCGACGTGACCGACGATGCCAGCGTGAGCGCGGCCGCCGGGCTGATCGAGGAACGGTTCGGCCGCCTGGACGTGCTGGTCAACAACGCGGGGATCACCGGCGGCAGGCCGCAGGAGCCGACCCTGGTCGCCCCGGAGACCATCCGGGCGGTGGTGGAGACGAACGTCATCGGCGTCATCCGGGTCACCAACGCCCTGCTGCCGCTGCTGCGCCGGTCCGCGTCCCCGCGGATCGTCAACATGTCCAGCACGGTCGGGTCGCTGACCCGGCAGAGCGTCCCGGGATCGGAGGTCGGGCCGATCTCCGCGGCATACTCGCCGTCGAAGACGTTCCTGAACGCGGTGACGATCCAGTACGCGAAGGAACTCGCGGAGACGAACATCCTGATCAACATGGCCTGCCCGGGCTACTGCGCCACCGATCTGAACGGCTTCCGTGGGTATCGCACGCCGGAGCAGGGCGCCGCCACGGCGATCCGGCTCGCGACGCTTCCCGACGACGGCCCCACCGGCGCCTTCTTCGACGACGACGGCCCCATCCCCTGGTAA
- a CDS encoding LysR family transcriptional regulator has translation METRELRYFVAVAEEAHFGRAAQRLGMAQPPLSRAISQLERRLGVELLERTSRGATLTEAGAVLLREARAVLDAVEAAERRTRRAASAGPGLVLVAKAGASSELLAKLLDAYASEPDAVPVDVVLCGVAEQERLLRDGRADVALLHRPFDSTAGFDIEELGTEGQVAILPSGHPLTVRDHVRMADLEDLPGLPLPRWPCPDGTYPDGPGPQIRDQTQLLQLVSLGRVCVVVPESARAQLHDGLSAIPVLDAPLVTTVIAWPPHSRSRALAAMVRTATRL, from the coding sequence ATGGAGACGCGGGAGCTGCGGTATTTCGTCGCGGTCGCCGAGGAGGCGCACTTCGGCCGGGCCGCTCAGCGGCTGGGGATGGCGCAGCCACCGCTGTCCCGGGCGATCAGCCAGCTGGAGCGGCGGCTCGGCGTCGAGTTGCTGGAGCGCACCAGCCGTGGGGCGACACTCACCGAGGCCGGCGCGGTGCTGCTGCGCGAGGCGCGGGCGGTGCTCGACGCGGTCGAGGCGGCCGAGCGGCGCACCCGCCGGGCCGCGTCGGCGGGGCCGGGGCTGGTCCTGGTCGCCAAGGCAGGCGCGTCCAGTGAGCTGCTCGCCAAGCTGCTGGACGCCTATGCGAGCGAGCCGGACGCGGTCCCGGTCGACGTGGTGCTCTGCGGTGTCGCCGAGCAGGAGCGGCTCCTGCGTGACGGCCGGGCCGACGTTGCGCTGCTGCACCGCCCGTTCGACTCCACGGCCGGTTTCGACATCGAGGAGCTGGGCACCGAGGGTCAGGTGGCGATCCTGCCGAGCGGGCATCCGCTGACCGTCCGGGACCACGTGCGGATGGCCGACCTCGAAGACCTGCCGGGTCTGCCGCTCCCCCGCTGGCCGTGCCCGGACGGCACCTATCCGGACGGCCCCGGCCCCCAGATCCGCGACCAGACGCAGCTGCTCCAGCTCGTCTCGCTCGGCCGCGTCTGCGTCGTCGTCCCGGAGTCCGCTCGCGCCCAGTTGCACGACGGCCTGTCCGCCATCCCGGTCCTCGACGCCCCGCTGGTCACCACCGTCATCGCGTGGCCCCCGCACAGCCGATCCCGCGCCCTCGCCGCCATGGTCCGCACCGCAACGCGCCTCTGA
- a CDS encoding MBL fold metallo-hydrolase — MSEDVAKQAELVEVRPGIHAWVQPDGSWWLNNAGAITTAAGQLVVDTCATATRARRFLDTLADTTGQAPKLAVNTHQHGDHTYGNSLLPSTTTLIGQEKMREGLRVDPIIDGCPPFWSPVPDWGDVERRLPDVTITDALTVHLGDKRVELRHPGGPAHTTGDLIAWVPDDRVLFSGDLVFAGLTPLVFMGSVPGALAAVDWLAGFGPEVLVPGHGPILSGAEIERVLEEHRRYYGLVLRAGAHGVEQGLSPLEAARTVDLGEFAGWADAERIVLNLHRYYADHQGTELDLIAAFSDAVAYNGGPLPTRV, encoded by the coding sequence ATGAGCGAAGACGTGGCGAAGCAGGCGGAACTGGTCGAGGTACGGCCCGGCATTCACGCCTGGGTGCAGCCGGACGGATCGTGGTGGCTGAACAACGCGGGCGCGATCACCACGGCGGCGGGGCAGCTCGTGGTCGACACGTGCGCCACCGCCACCCGGGCGCGGCGGTTCCTGGACACGCTGGCCGATACCACCGGCCAGGCGCCGAAGCTGGCGGTCAACACACATCAGCACGGCGACCACACGTACGGAAACAGCCTACTTCCGAGCACGACCACGCTGATCGGCCAGGAGAAGATGCGCGAGGGCCTGCGGGTCGACCCGATCATCGACGGCTGCCCGCCGTTCTGGAGCCCGGTGCCGGACTGGGGTGACGTGGAGCGGCGCCTGCCGGATGTCACGATCACCGACGCGCTGACCGTGCACCTTGGTGACAAGCGGGTCGAGCTGCGGCACCCGGGTGGTCCGGCGCACACCACCGGCGACCTGATCGCCTGGGTGCCGGACGATCGGGTGCTGTTCTCCGGTGACCTGGTCTTCGCCGGGCTGACGCCACTGGTCTTCATGGGTTCGGTGCCGGGGGCGCTGGCCGCGGTCGACTGGCTGGCCGGGTTCGGGCCGGAGGTGCTGGTCCCGGGGCACGGTCCGATCCTGAGCGGTGCCGAGATCGAGCGGGTGCTGGAGGAGCACAGGCGGTACTACGGGCTGGTTCTGCGCGCCGGCGCGCATGGGGTCGAGCAGGGTCTGTCCCCGCTGGAAGCGGCCCGCACGGTGGACCTGGGCGAGTTCGCCGGGTGGGCGGACGCCGAGCGGATCGTGCTCAACCTGCACCGGTACTACGCCGACCACCAGGGCACGGAGCTGGATCTGATCGCCGCGTTCTCGGACGCGGTCGCCTACAACGGCGGGCCACTGCCCACCCGCGTCTGA
- a CDS encoding M50 family metallopeptidase — protein sequence MIWGLGAVIFLLGLMLSIALHEVGHFVPARRFGVKVTQWMVGFGPTAWSRRRGETEFGIKWIPVGGYIRMIGMLPPSPGTPPGKVRQWSTGPLRSMIDGAREAAWEEVGPGDQGRLFYQRPWWQRVIIMGGGPGMNVVLGFVFLSVALTGIGITTAQPVVQQVQACVLPAAAGRSACDPTVQVTPAAVAGLRPGDRIVSYDGAPIRSWTELTDRIRTDGGHRIMLTVERDGATLSVPLTLASVERDAQSVGFLGVQPTFARQRMSPAEVAGLAGTVSREVATSVFRLPERMAGIWRAAFSDAPRSVESPIGVVGATRLGGDVAAADLPVTDRVVIMLQLLASFNIAMGIFNLVPLLPLDGGHIAAALLEGLKRGVGRLFGRRLDRPVDVARTIPLTSAAALVMVAMAALLAYADLVNPIHFGS from the coding sequence ATGATCTGGGGTCTCGGTGCCGTCATCTTCCTGCTCGGGTTGATGCTGTCGATCGCGCTGCACGAGGTCGGCCACTTCGTGCCGGCCCGCCGGTTCGGGGTGAAGGTGACCCAGTGGATGGTCGGCTTCGGACCGACCGCCTGGTCCCGGCGGCGAGGTGAGACCGAGTTCGGCATCAAGTGGATTCCGGTCGGCGGCTACATCCGGATGATCGGGATGCTGCCGCCGTCGCCCGGCACCCCGCCCGGCAAGGTGCGCCAGTGGTCCACCGGACCCCTCCGCTCGATGATCGACGGCGCCCGTGAGGCCGCCTGGGAGGAGGTCGGGCCGGGCGACCAGGGCCGGCTGTTCTACCAGCGGCCCTGGTGGCAACGGGTGATCATCATGGGAGGCGGGCCGGGGATGAACGTCGTGCTCGGCTTCGTCTTCCTCTCCGTCGCTCTGACCGGCATCGGCATCACCACCGCTCAGCCGGTCGTCCAGCAGGTGCAGGCGTGCGTCCTGCCGGCTGCTGCGGGGCGCAGCGCCTGCGATCCGACGGTCCAGGTCACTCCGGCGGCCGTGGCCGGGCTGCGGCCGGGCGATCGGATCGTCTCCTACGACGGTGCGCCGATCCGGTCCTGGACGGAGCTCACCGATCGGATCCGCACCGACGGAGGCCACCGGATCATGCTGACGGTCGAGCGGGACGGCGCGACCCTCAGCGTGCCGTTGACCTTGGCCAGCGTCGAGCGGGATGCGCAGAGCGTCGGGTTCCTGGGGGTCCAACCCACGTTCGCCCGGCAGCGGATGAGCCCCGCCGAGGTGGCCGGGCTGGCCGGCACCGTGAGCCGGGAGGTCGCGACGAGCGTCTTCCGACTACCGGAGCGGATGGCCGGGATCTGGCGGGCCGCGTTCAGCGACGCGCCTCGCTCGGTGGAGAGTCCGATCGGTGTGGTCGGTGCGACCCGGCTGGGCGGCGACGTGGCCGCGGCCGACCTGCCGGTCACCGACCGCGTGGTGATCATGCTGCAGCTGCTCGCCTCGTTCAACATCGCGATGGGCATCTTCAACCTGGTCCCGCTTCTCCCTCTTGACGGCGGCCACATCGCCGCGGCGCTGCTCGAGGGACTCAAGCGCGGCGTCGGCCGGCTCTTCGGACGCCGCCTGGACCGCCCGGTCGACGTCGCCAGGACCATCCCGTTGACCTCGGCCGCCGCCCTGGTCATGGTCGCGATGGCTGCCCTGCTGGCCTATGCCGACTTGGTGAACCCGATCCACTTCGGCAGCTGA